A genome region from Osmerus mordax isolate fOsmMor3 chromosome 27, fOsmMor3.pri, whole genome shotgun sequence includes the following:
- the LOC136936843 gene encoding BMP/retinoic acid-inducible neural-specific protein 3-like — MAPWGLPSLRLHCWAWMWLLAAAVDSLPNEQPGGPLDWLLSDKGPFHHSQEYTDFVERNRQGFSTRYKIYREFGRWKVNNLAVERRDFLESPLPLTPDFVRNIRLLGRRPTTQMITDNLIRKYGTHFLLSATLGGEEALTIFVDKRKLSKKADVSDFSGSGNSSSVSLEALHQLAASYFIDRESTLRKLHHIQIASTAIKVTETRTGPLGCSNYDNLDSVSSVLVQSPENKVHLQGLQVILPDYLRGSFVRAALSYIACNGEGAFVCKDNDCWCRCDPKFPECNCPYTDIQAMEESLRRVTETWGTLYREFEDSDEFKTFLTRLPQNIFLNSTTIQHLWSLDGVFQWRYEQLENNMRLLFRRAQRVVFKLFSLSKRCHRQPSIRLPIGRPQSYWLNHFQSLLYCSENNQLGSFSEELRRCSCSHEHSPCQAPPPCSTGEGHACAACAPDNHTRCGSCNPGYALVQGLCRPTVADSTENYLGFETDLQDLELRYLLQRADRRLEVHAIFISNDMRLNSWFDPSWRKRMLLTLKSNKYKSSHVHMLLGVSMQVCLTKNSTLEPVLTLYINPFGGSHSESWYIPVSENSFPDWQATKLDLPLECFNWTLTLGNRWKTFFETIHIYLRSRIKTQGGGGAVPGNDTVYYEPLEMVDASRNLGYMKINSIQVFGYSMHFDPEAIRDLILQLDYPYTQGSQDSALLQLLEIRDRVNRLSPPGPQRLDLFSCLLRHRLKLTASEVVRIHASLQAFGARLPNSLDYETTKLCS; from the exons aTGGCTCCATGGGGGCTCCCCAGCCTCCGCCTGCACTGCTGGGCCTGGATGTGGCTCCTGGCCGCAGCCGTGGACAGCCTCCCCAACGAGCAGCCGGGCGGGCCCCTGGACTGGCTCCTGTCGGACAAGGGCCCCTTCCACCACTCCCAGGAGTACACCGACTTTGTGGAGAGGAACCGCCAGGGCTTTTCCACCCGATACAAGATCTACAG GGAGTTTGGGAGGTGGAAGGTGAACAACTTGGccgtggagaggagagacttcCTGGAGTCGCCGTTGCCTCTGACTCCAGATTTCGTCCGCAACATCCGCCTCCTCGGCCGTCGGCCCACCACCCAGATGATCACCGACAACCTGATCAGGAAGTACGGAACCCACTTCCTGTTGTCGGCCACGCTAGGAG GAGAAGAGGCCTTAACGATATTCGTGGACAAGCGTAAATTGAGCAAGAAGGCGGACGTGAGCGATTTCTCGGGCTCTGGGAACTCTTCCTCAGTGAGTCTGGAGGCTCTTCACCAGCTGGCGGCCTCCTACTTCATCGACAGGGAGAGCACCCTGCGCAAGCTGCACCACATCCAGATAGCCTCCACCGCCATCAAG GTAACAGAGACCCGGACAGGCCCTCTTGGCTGCAGTAACTATGACAACCTGGATTCTGTGAGTTCTGTATTGGTTCAGAGTCCAGAGAACAAGGTTCATCTTCAAG GGTTGCAGGTGATTCTGCCCGACTACCTGCGCGGCAGCTTCGTCCGAGCGGCGCTCAGCTACATCGCCTGCAACGGCGAGGGCGCCTTCGTCTGCAAAGACAACGACTGCTGGTGCAGGTGCGACCCGAAGTTCCCAGAATGCAACTGCCCCTACACGGACATCCAGGCCATGGAGGAGAGCCTCAGGCGCGTCACGGAGACCTGGGGGACGCTCTACAGAGAGTTCGAGGATTCAG ACGAGTTCAAAACCTTTCTGACGAGGCTTCCCCAGAACATCTTCCTGAACTCGACCACGATCCAGCACCTGTGGTCCCTGGACGGCGTGTTCCAGTGGCGCTACGAGCAGCTGGAGAACAACATGCGTCTGCTCTTCAGGAGAGCCCAGCGGGTCGTCTTCAAGCTCTTCAGCCTCAGCAAGAGGTGCCATAGACAGCCCAGCATCCGCCTCCCCATTGGACG GCCCCAGTCGTACTGGCTGAACCACTTCCAGTCTCTCCTCTACTGCTCCGAGAACAACCAGCTGGGCTCCTTCTCCGAGGAGCTCCGCAGATGCTCCTGCAGCCACGAGCACAGCCCCTGCCAGGCCCCTCCGCCGTGCTCCACCGGGGAGGGCCACGCCTGCGCCGCCTGCGCCCCGGACAACCACACCCGCTGCGGGAGCTGCAACCCGGGCTACGCCCTGGTGCAGGGGCTCTGCAGGCCGACGGTGGCCGACTCCACGGAGAACTACCTGGGCTTCGAGACGGACCTTCAGGACCTGGAGCTGCGCTACCTTCTCCAGAGAGCCGACCGAAGGCTGGAG GTGCACGCCATCTTCATCAGCAACGACATGCGCCTCAACAGCTGGTTCGACCCGtcgtggaggaagaggatgctGCTGACGCTCAAGAGCAACAAGTACAAGTCCAGCCACGTCCACATGCTGCTGGGCGTGTCCATGCAGGTGTGCCTCACCAAGAACAGCACCCTGGAGCCCGTGCTCACCCTCTACATCAACCCGTTCGGGGGCAGCCACTCGGAGAGCTGGTACATCCCCGTGAGTGAGAACAGCTTCCCGGACTGGCAGGCCACGAAGCTGGACCTCCCGCTGGAGTGCTTCAACTGGACGCTCACCCTGGGGAACCGGTGGAAGACCTTCTTCGAGACCATCCACATTTACCTGAGGAGCCGGATCAAGAcgcagggggggggcggggccgtgCCCGGGAACGACACTGTTTACTACGAGCCTCTGGAGATGGTGGACGCCTCGCGGAACCTGGGCTACATGAAGATCAACAGCATCCAGGTGTTCGGCTACAGCATGCACTTTGACCCGGAAGCCATCCGCGACCTGATCCTGCAGCTGGACTACCCGTACACCCAGGGCTCCCAGGACTCGgccctgctgcagctgctggagaTCAGGGACCGAGTCAACCGGCTGTCCCCTCCGGGGCCCCAGAGGCTGGACCtgttctcctgcctcctgcgGCACAGGCTCAAATTAACTGCCAGCGAGGTGGTCCGTATCCACGCCTCCCTCCAGGCCTTCGGGGCACGCTTGCCCAACTCTTTGGATTACGAGACCACCAAACTGTGTAGCTAA